In the Bacteroidales bacterium genome, one interval contains:
- a CDS encoding DUF6249 domain-containing protein, which translates to MNGLTPIVIVLGLAYAFYKLVELFARRKERMALIEKIDLKSGIVVSPDMIDWLSPSSRNIFTSLKIGLLLTGLGLGLILAIIYINIPDLSIRDRDMVYLASMMFFGGLGLVIAYLVENKKEKK; encoded by the coding sequence ATGAACGGATTAACACCAATAGTAATTGTTTTAGGACTTGCATATGCATTTTATAAACTAGTAGAGTTATTTGCCCGCCGCAAAGAAAGAATGGCTCTGATAGAGAAAATCGACTTAAAAAGCGGTATAGTTGTATCTCCTGATATGATTGACTGGCTTTCACCCTCTTCCAGAAATATTTTTACCTCACTTAAGATCGGGCTTTTGCTTACAGGATTAGGCTTGGGATTGATCCTGGCCATTATTTATATTAATATTCCCGATCTTTCGATCAGGGACCGGGATATGGTCTATCTGGCATCAATGATGTTTTTCGGGGGGCTAGGATTAGTTATTGCATATCTGGTCGAAAACAAGAAAGAAAAAAAATAA